A portion of the Cryptomeria japonica chromosome 5, Sugi_1.0, whole genome shotgun sequence genome contains these proteins:
- the LOC131050353 gene encoding pathogenesis-related protein PR-1-like gives MSRLCQLVLLVFLVGLLSRVHGLTNSQLVAQFLNPQNKVRKAVGVPPLKWNSRAATYARNYARQRKNDCLLQHSEGSPYGENIFWGKGPNWTPRQAMNAWIDERKWYIHASNTCTGPDCTHYTQIVWATTTSVGCSIMKCKSRDTWVICSYDPPGNYIGARPY, from the coding sequence ATGAGTCGACTTTGCCAGTTAGTCCTGCTCGTGTTTTTGGTGGGATTATTAAGCCGTGTACATGGCTTGACTAACTCGCAGCTCGTTGCTCAATTTCTTAATCCGCAGAACAAGGTGAGGAAAGCCGTTGGGGTTCCTCCGCTTAAATGGAACAGCAGGGCTGCAACTTATGCTCGTAATTATGCTAGACAGAGAAAAAATGACTGCCTACTTCAGCATTCAGAAGGATCACCCTACGGTGAAAATATCTTCTGGGGAAAAGGCCCTAATTGGACACCTCGACAGGCAATGAATGCATGGATTGATGAGAGGAAGTGGTATATCCATGCCAGTAACACTTGCACAGGCCCAGATTGCACACACTATACTCAGATTGTGTGGGCCACAACCACAAGTGTTGGGTGTTCTATCATGAAATGTAAGAGCAGGGACACATGGGTTATATGCAGCTATGATCCCCCAGGCAACTATATTGGTGCTAGGCCTTATTGA
- the LOC131050363 gene encoding pathogenesis-related protein PR-1-like has protein sequence MSRIWQLLILLVVLRSVEGSHNSSRVEEEFLVPQNEARKEVGVPPLSWSRKLTTYARNYARERRGDCLAQRSEGSPYGENIFRGSGKHWKPEQAVKAWVEEKKWYHYSSNTCLGPDCSHYTQIVWRTTTSVGCAIIKCNSGDTFITCNYDPPGNYADSRPY, from the coding sequence ATGTCTCGAATTTGGCAGTTACTCATCCTCTTGGTAGTGTTAAGGTCTGTGGAGGGTTCGCACAACAGTTCTAGGGTTGAAGAGGAGTTCCTGGTTCCACAGAATGAGGCAAGAAAGGAAGTTGGGGTTCCACCGCTTTCATGGAGCCGCAAGCTTACCACTTATGCTCGTAATTATGCGAGAGAGAGAAGGGGCGACTGCCTTGCTCAACGTTCAGAAGGATCTCCCTACGGTGAAAACATATTCAGGGGCAGTGGCAAACATTGGAAACCCGAGCAAGCAGTAAAAGCGTGGGTGGAGGAAAAGAAGTGGTATCATTATTCTAGTAATACTTGTTTAGGCCCTGACTGCTCTCACTACACTCAGATCGTTTGGCGTACTACTACTAGCGTCGGTTGTGCTATAATCAAATGTAACAGCGGTGATACTTTCATCACCTGCAACTATGACCCACCGGGTAACTATGCTGATTCCAGGCCTTATTGA